The following is a genomic window from Laribacter hongkongensis DSM 14985.
CCCTCCGGCAAGCATTTCGACTACTCACTAAGACAAAGCAAATGATTTGAGCGGGATCCGCCCTCCTTTGCGCGGACACGCGATGCGAGGTGTTCATGAATCGGGGCTTGATACGGCTTGGCCTGCAAAGCAAGATGCTGTTGCTGTTCATGGTGATCAATCTGGTCGGGATCGTCGGCTATTCTTGGCTGATCTACCTGGACCGGGAGCAGGCCATCTTCCACCACCACGACGGCCTGCTGCATGTTGCAGTCATCGGCCTCAAGATTATCGTCATTGCACTGGTGCTGACCTGGCTCGTGGCGCGCAACCTCACCCGCCCCTTGCGTGAGCTGCTGCATGTCACCCAGCGCATTGCCAATGGTGACTACCGCCTGCGGGTACCCGTCCACCGTCCGGACGAAATCGGCCAGCTGGCCGACAGCCTCAACCGCATGGGCGAAGCCATCGCCACCCGGGAACGCGACCTGCGCAACCAGGCACTCCAGGACGAGCTGACCGGTCTTGGCAACCGCAAGGCCCTGCAACAGCAGCTGACCCACCTCGAAAGCGTACCCGACACCCGCGTACTGCTGGTACTGGTCCACATTGACCGCATGTGGGTCATCAATGACCTGCTCGGATTCGAGGCCGGCGACATTGCCCTGCGCCTGACCGCCCGCCGGCTGGAAAGGCTGCCGCTGGACCATACCGTGTGTTTCCGCATGAGCGGCAACGTGTTTGCCCTGCTGGTCTGCAACAGCCAGCAGGCCGAAGCCGACATCTCCGAGCTGCTGATCCGCGAGCTCGAAGGCACTCCCCTGCGCGTGGATGAGCACCAGGTCGACCTGAGCATCACGCTGGGACTTGCCGGTTATCCACAGGCAGACGGACGCGGAGACATCAGCCAGCTGTCGCACTATGCCGAGGTGGCACTCTATGCCGCCAAGCACCAGCACCGGCAATGGGCCGAATTCAACCCGCTGGAACGCGAGCGCCACCACACCAAGCTCAGCCTGCTCGGTGAACTGAAACGCGCGCTGGCCAACCAGGAACTGCAGGTCCACTACCAGCCGCAGGTCGAGCTGATCACCGGCCATCCGATGCAGGCCGAAGCACTGATCCGCTGGAAGCACCCCCAGCGCGGCTGGGTGGCGCCCTCCGAATTCATCCCGTTTGCCGAAGAAACCGGCCGCATCCGCCAGCTCACCGACTGGATGCTGGACGCCGTCTGCCAGCAGGTGGCCGACTGGCGCCGGCAGCTGATCCCGCTCCCCGTCTCGGTCAACATCTCCATGTGCGACCTTGCCGATCCGGCCTTTGCCGGCCGGGTACTGGGCAAGCTGGCTGCACACTCGGCCTCGCCATGCGACCTGTGCCTGGAAATCACCGAATCCGCCCTGATGGCCGAGCCGGAACGGGTTCTGCACACCCTCAAGGAACTGCACCGGGCCGGATTGCGGATTTCCATCGACGACTTCGGCACCGGCTACTCGTCACTGGCCTACCTGTCGCGCCTGCCGGTCGACGAACTCAAGATCGACCGCGGCTTCCTGACCGACCTGACCCCGCACAACCGCTCCATCGTGCGCTCCATCGTCAGCCTCGGGCACGCGCTGGGCCTGTCGGTAATTGCCGAAGGCGTGGAAACCACCGAGGTATACCAGGAAATGCAGCATGCCGGCTGCGACCTCGCCCAGGGCTACCTGATTGCCCGGCCGCTGCCGCTGGCCGAATTCGAGACCTGGCGCCACCGCATGCGCAACGGCTTTGTCGTGCTGGAGGCCGACCGCCGCTAAAAAAACACCGCGCCCAAGAGCGCGGTGCAGGGAGCCTGCCTTCAACCGGCAATCATCAGCAACCCTTGTCGCACTTCGGGTCCGGGTTCCGGGTCAGGATGCGCACCAGCAGACCACGGGCTTCACGTACGGCATCAGAGCCGGTCGACAGCACCTTGCCGTCTACCGGAGCGGTGTATTCCTTCACCACATCGCCAAAACGGTTGAGCTGTACGGCCACTTTCTGGCCCTTTTTCACGTCGTCACCGAGCTTGACCAGCACTTCGGCATAACCGCCCTGGGTGGCGCGCACGTTGGCCATGTCATTGCCGAAATAGGTCTTCTGGGTCTTGGTGGTCCGGCCGATCTTGCCGCTGATCATGCCGAAATCGATCATCACGTTGCGGGTGCCTTCCACGCCACGGCTGACCATGTCCGGGTCAAAAGCACGCGGATTGCCCAGTTCGACCGTCATGGCCGGAATGCCGGCTGACACGAATTCGGTCTCGGTCGAGCCCTTTTCGCCCGGATCCTTCTTGATCTGGTCTGCCGGGAACAGTTCGGCCATGCGCACCACGACCGGATTGCGGTAATCGGCGTAGATGAAGAACGGGAAGGTGGTGCCGGTGGACTGGGTGTGCATGTCGATCAGCACGTCGGCGTTACCCTTCCACAGGTTGTTCCACATGCGGTAGGCGTGCTGCTCCTGGGCGGTGCCGTCGGCCTTGCCCGGGAACAGGCGGTTGAAGTTCTGGCTGAAACCGCCGTCGTTGTAGCCTTCCCACTCGCGGGTAATGCGGTTGATGGCATTCGGGTTGGAGCCGGTCACGCCGATCACGGTGCCGGTCAGCTTCTGCGGATCAATGCCGGCCATGACTTTCTGCACCACGCGCACGCCGTTCACTTCGTCGCCGTGGTTGCCGCTGTTGAGCACCAGTTTCTTGCCGTCCTTGGCACCCTTGGCCACCACCACCGGTACGTAGAACGTTTCGCCGATACCGTTCTCGCTGCCCTTGAAGAAGAAGCGGTGGGTCTTGCCGGCAGCCAGGTCGCTGACGTCAAGCTTGCTGATCACCGGTACACCGTCGATCTTGTCGCCAGTGAATTCAGTCGCAGCCAGGGCCGGAACACACAGGGTCATGCCGACAGCGGTCGCAATCAGGGTCTTCTTCATGGGTCATCTCCGTTATTTGGAACGAAAAATTGCAAAAACATGCCAGAAAAGGCATTTGCTTTGCTTTTCGGCACCAATCTAGAGAATTATCCCAAGTTTGATATTGCGAAAAATCAAGTTCACCACCGGAAACAAGCATGGACATGCTTCACTTCGTTGAGGCCGAGCAACCCATCGTCCTTTTCGATCAATGACTTAATGTATCAGAAAACGACACGCCCCCGTCAGAGAGACAGGGGCGTTTTTGACCAGCGGCAAAAACATCCAAACAGACGGTTTAACCCGCCCGTGATAACAGTTTCCGGGCTTCGTCCGCCGAATCCACCGGGTAGCCACGCTCGGGGCAGAAGATTGCCCGGTCCAGCTGGACCTGCGGCACATGGCCCGGAATCATCTTCTGCCACCCGGCACGCGGATTGACGCGCCAGCTGGCGGTCTCCGGGCGGCCCGTGGCAAAGCGCTTCCACTCGCGGGTGGCGCAGCGGACACCTTCAACCATGTAGTTCTGGGCACCTTCCGGGCTGACCACTTTCAGGGCATAGCGCACGGTGCCGTCACCGGGCAGGGTGATCGAGGACGCCGACACGTAAAAACGGTTGTCGCTGACCCGGCCGGCATCAAACGGTTTCCAGTCGTCAGCAGCGGGCCAGGCCGGCAGCTCGGCAGCGGATTCCTGCCACGGCGCTTTTTCTTCCCAGTCGCCCTGGAAATTTCGCGGGCCATCCGGGCGCGCAAGGGCGACGGACGACACGGCACACGCGAGGGCAAGGCAGATCAGGCGGGGGAAGGACATGAACGGGGCTCCAGACGGAATTGAAACGGACGCCGCCGGTCGGGGCGGCCGGCGTACCAGGATTGTTCGGTGAAGCGTACCCGACCTTGTGCATCGACCACCAGAAAACTGCTGGCCCGTGTGCCGTAGTCGCGGCCGGCGATGAATACCGGTGACAGCAGCCGCTCCAGCCCGGCACCGACACCGGTGTTGGGCAGCTGCGCCAGCGGCGCTTCCTCGCGGTCGGCCAGCCACTCGAACACGCTGTCCTCGGCGGGCAGGCGCGCCAGCCCGCGCAGGTGGCTGTTCAGGCGCTCCACCTTGGGCCAGCCGGCGTCAGGCCGGCCATTGCTGATGCCGTGGATGCCGCGTGTCAGCCGGCGCAGCTCCCGCGTCGGGCTGTGATAGACATACAGCGCATCCACCCGGCCGAACAC
Proteins encoded in this region:
- a CDS encoding putative bifunctional diguanylate cyclase/phosphodiesterase, which gives rise to MNRGLIRLGLQSKMLLLFMVINLVGIVGYSWLIYLDREQAIFHHHDGLLHVAVIGLKIIVIALVLTWLVARNLTRPLRELLHVTQRIANGDYRLRVPVHRPDEIGQLADSLNRMGEAIATRERDLRNQALQDELTGLGNRKALQQQLTHLESVPDTRVLLVLVHIDRMWVINDLLGFEAGDIALRLTARRLERLPLDHTVCFRMSGNVFALLVCNSQQAEADISELLIRELEGTPLRVDEHQVDLSITLGLAGYPQADGRGDISQLSHYAEVALYAAKHQHRQWAEFNPLERERHHTKLSLLGELKRALANQELQVHYQPQVELITGHPMQAEALIRWKHPQRGWVAPSEFIPFAEETGRIRQLTDWMLDAVCQQVADWRRQLIPLPVSVNISMCDLADPAFAGRVLGKLAAHSASPCDLCLEITESALMAEPERVLHTLKELHRAGLRISIDDFGTGYSSLAYLSRLPVDELKIDRGFLTDLTPHNRSIVRSIVSLGHALGLSVIAEGVETTEVYQEMQHAGCDLAQGYLIARPLPLAEFETWRHRMRNGFVVLEADRR
- a CDS encoding M14 family metallopeptidase; protein product: MKKTLIATAVGMTLCVPALAATEFTGDKIDGVPVISKLDVSDLAAGKTHRFFFKGSENGIGETFYVPVVVAKGAKDGKKLVLNSGNHGDEVNGVRVVQKVMAGIDPQKLTGTVIGVTGSNPNAINRITREWEGYNDGGFSQNFNRLFPGKADGTAQEQHAYRMWNNLWKGNADVLIDMHTQSTGTTFPFFIYADYRNPVVVRMAELFPADQIKKDPGEKGSTETEFVSAGIPAMTVELGNPRAFDPDMVSRGVEGTRNVMIDFGMISGKIGRTTKTQKTYFGNDMANVRATQGGYAEVLVKLGDDVKKGQKVAVQLNRFGDVVKEYTAPVDGKVLSTGSDAVREARGLLVRILTRNPDPKCDKGC
- a CDS encoding CNP1-like family protein, whose amino-acid sequence is MSFPRLICLALACAVSSVALARPDGPRNFQGDWEEKAPWQESAAELPAWPAADDWKPFDAGRVSDNRFYVSASSITLPGDGTVRYALKVVSPEGAQNYMVEGVRCATREWKRFATGRPETASWRVNPRAGWQKMIPGHVPQVQLDRAIFCPERGYPVDSADEARKLLSRAG
- a CDS encoding NRDE family protein, translating into MPLISRPVAAMCLIALACHAVPGFPLVLLANRDEQYARPSAPVDWWDDQPGILGGRDLQAGGGWLAIHRDGRLAAVTNVRDGRRYAGRRSRGELVTHFLTSEGPLTDFTGWLSRHGGDFAPFNLVFGRVDALYVYHSPTRELRRLTRGIHGISNGRPDAGWPKVERLNSHLRGLARLPAEDSVFEWLADREEAPLAQLPNTGVGAGLERLLSPVFIAGRDYGTRASSFLVVDAQGRVRFTEQSWYAGRPDRRRPFQFRLEPRSCPSPA